In Massilia antarctica, the following are encoded in one genomic region:
- a CDS encoding (2,3-dihydroxybenzoyl)adenylate synthase: MTSDYLPGFTPWPDDFAARYREAGYWTGETFGSLLRDRATQHPDSIALVCGARRWSYAELDLRADRFAAGLIRLGIVPRDRVVVQLPNVAEFFVACFALFRIGALPVFALPAHRRHEIGHLCAFTEAAAYIIADSDAGFDYRTLAREVPAVPRVVVLGDAAEFIAFDSLYDDPMLLAGPQPGDVAFLQLSGGTTGLPKLIPRTHDDYLYSVRASADICELDRASVYLCALPVAHNFPMSSPGTFGVFHAGGCVVLARRPTPDDAFPLIEAEGVTITALVPPLAMVWLDAAAATRHKLGSLKLLQVGGARLSAEAACRVKPALGCALQQVFGMAEGLVNYTRPTDTPELTANTQGRPISPADEVRIVDDEDRDLPDGEIGHLLTRGPYTIRGYYNAEEHNARAFTSDGFYRTGDLVMRLPSGHLVVEGRAKDQINRGGDKVAAEEVENHLLAHPAVHDAALVSMPDAYLGERSCAFIVTRGTPVRAIELTRFLRERGVAQYKIPDRIEFVERFPTTGVGKTNKRQLREQIAQLIGTQSQDRKAP; this comes from the coding sequence ATGACCAGTGACTATCTGCCCGGTTTCACCCCGTGGCCCGACGACTTTGCGGCGCGCTATCGCGAAGCCGGCTACTGGACCGGTGAAACCTTCGGTTCTCTCCTGCGCGATCGCGCAACACAACATCCCGACAGCATCGCCCTGGTCTGCGGCGCACGTCGCTGGAGCTACGCCGAACTTGACCTGCGCGCCGACCGCTTCGCCGCTGGCCTGATCCGCCTCGGCATCGTCCCGCGCGACCGCGTGGTCGTGCAACTGCCCAACGTGGCCGAGTTCTTCGTCGCCTGCTTCGCCCTGTTCCGCATCGGCGCGCTGCCCGTATTCGCCCTGCCCGCGCACCGCCGCCACGAAATCGGCCACCTGTGCGCATTCACCGAGGCTGCCGCCTACATCATCGCCGACAGCGACGCAGGCTTCGACTACCGCACCCTGGCACGCGAAGTCCCTGCCGTCCCGCGCGTAGTCGTGCTCGGGGACGCCGCCGAATTCATCGCTTTCGACTCGCTCTATGATGACCCGATGCTGCTCGCCGGCCCGCAGCCGGGCGACGTGGCATTCCTGCAGCTCTCCGGCGGCACCACCGGCCTGCCCAAGCTGATCCCGCGCACTCACGACGACTATCTGTACAGCGTGCGCGCCAGCGCCGACATCTGCGAACTTGACCGCGCCAGCGTCTATTTATGCGCACTGCCGGTCGCGCACAATTTCCCAATGAGTTCTCCGGGCACCTTCGGCGTGTTCCATGCGGGCGGCTGCGTGGTGCTGGCACGCCGGCCCACGCCCGACGACGCCTTCCCTCTAATCGAAGCCGAAGGCGTGACCATCACCGCGCTGGTGCCGCCGCTGGCCATGGTGTGGCTCGACGCCGCCGCTGCCACCCGCCACAAGCTCGGTAGCCTGAAGCTGCTGCAAGTGGGCGGCGCACGCCTATCCGCGGAAGCGGCGTGCCGGGTCAAGCCGGCGCTCGGCTGTGCCCTGCAACAGGTATTCGGCATGGCCGAAGGCCTGGTCAACTACACCCGTCCGACTGACACGCCCGAACTGACCGCCAACACGCAGGGCCGCCCGATCTCGCCAGCCGACGAAGTGCGCATCGTCGACGATGAAGACCGCGACCTGCCGGATGGCGAGATCGGCCACCTGCTCACGCGCGGGCCGTACACCATCCGCGGCTACTACAACGCCGAAGAACACAACGCGCGCGCCTTCACCAGCGACGGTTTCTACCGCACCGGCGACCTGGTGATGCGCCTGCCGTCCGGCCACCTGGTCGTCGAAGGCCGCGCCAAGGACCAGATCAACCGTGGTGGCGACAAGGTCGCGGCAGAAGAAGTCGAAAACCACCTGCTGGCCCACCCCGCCGTGCACGACGCCGCACTGGTGTCGATGCCGGACGCCTACCTGGGCGAGCGCAGTTGCGCCTTCATCGTCACGCGCGGCACGCCGGTGCGGGCGATTGAACTGACGCGCTTCCTGCGCGAGCGCGGCGTGGCCCAGTACAAGATCCCCGACCGCATCGAATTCGTCGAACGCTTCCCCACCACCGGCGTCGGCAAAACTAACAAACGCCAGCTGCGCGAACAGATCGCCCAGTTGATCGGTACTCAATCACAAGATCGGAAAGCACCATGA
- a CDS encoding type IV pilus twitching motility protein PilT, translating into MENHQSSQIRTLTYVENEDHPVFGTLVEQILHLLNSKLIFSDIIIHQNSPLMLRQPKGLVAVTDSPITKEELEEFFEVIEPDWAERISDRAFDRSIDLHTARIRANCFTFQGKKRLGCVVRRFPREPLPLNQLGLRAAEQDFALLTSGLVLIIGDTCQGKSTTIASMIDQINKTRSGHIITIEDPVETLIPQRKCIITQREVGFDGDVESYYLGALDALRERPDVIVIGEIRDAQTAQEALALAESGPLVLATLHARSTELGLQKMLRLLGNSDAQAQALASALRGVLCQALLPSVGGERYYLATECLSSNPEVVRMIESGKVAEVRSLMDGGTGKFNAGCHSMNTALVNLLREKKISVEDARNATTDRIGFADACYSGMLDAA; encoded by the coding sequence ATGGAAAATCACCAGTCCTCGCAAATCCGTACCCTGACCTATGTCGAGAATGAAGACCATCCGGTGTTCGGCACCCTGGTCGAGCAGATTCTCCACCTGCTCAATTCCAAGCTGATTTTCAGCGACATCATCATTCACCAGAACAGTCCGCTGATGCTGCGCCAGCCGAAAGGGCTGGTGGCGGTGACCGATTCGCCGATCACCAAGGAAGAACTGGAAGAGTTCTTCGAAGTGATCGAGCCCGATTGGGCCGAGCGCATTTCCGACCGCGCCTTCGACCGCTCGATCGACCTGCACACGGCGCGCATCCGCGCCAACTGCTTTACGTTCCAGGGCAAGAAGCGGCTCGGCTGCGTGGTGCGGCGCTTTCCGCGCGAACCGTTGCCGCTCAACCAGCTGGGCCTGCGCGCGGCCGAGCAGGATTTCGCGCTGCTCACCAGCGGGCTGGTACTGATCATCGGCGACACGTGCCAGGGCAAGTCGACCACGATCGCCTCGATGATCGACCAGATCAACAAGACGCGTTCGGGCCACATCATCACCATCGAAGATCCGGTCGAAACCTTGATCCCTCAGCGCAAATGCATCATCACCCAGCGCGAGGTGGGTTTCGACGGCGACGTCGAAAGCTATTACCTCGGCGCGCTGGACGCGCTGCGCGAGCGGCCGGACGTGATCGTGATCGGCGAAATCCGCGACGCCCAGACCGCGCAGGAAGCGCTGGCATTGGCCGAATCGGGTCCGCTGGTGCTGGCGACCCTGCACGCGCGTTCGACCGAGCTGGGTTTGCAGAAGATGCTGCGCCTGCTGGGTAATTCGGATGCGCAGGCGCAGGCCCTGGCCAGCGCGCTGCGCGGAGTGCTGTGCCAGGCCTTGCTGCCGTCGGTGGGCGGCGAGCGCTATTACCTGGCGACCGAATGCCTCAGTTCCAATCCTGAAGTGGTGCGCATGATCGAATCGGGCAAGGTGGCCGAAGTGCGCTCCTTGATGGATGGCGGTACCGGCAAGTTCAACGCGGGCTGCCATTCGATGAACACGGCGCTGGTGAACCTGCTGCGCGAGAAAAAAATCAGCGTCGAGGATGCGCGCAATGCCACCACCGACCGGATCGGGTTTGCCGACGCGTGCTATAGCGGGATGCTGGACGCGGCGTAG
- a CDS encoding isochorismate synthase yields the protein MNDRLHGHYLSRSSAADLCAHYEAGATLFSSPGHTLLASGKRSILAPQSGAALAGAAASLLRTARRDGEALPVMIGAVPFLADAPAHLFIPEHVMMATGPASLPAANPQAPPPRARFPRTIESIPPQDRYQRAVARAVERIRTGQLDKVVLSRSLTLETEIDVAGLLARLGARNAHGYTFAIDLAPDADGRRTLIGASPELLLSRHGARVRCHPLAGSIPRSFDAHEDQRRAQDLLQSEKDLHEHALVADMVADSLRPYCHSVAVPAVPSLIATPTMWHLGSEVTAQLNEPGMSSLALAMALHPTPAVCGHPAALARSFINEVEGFDRGFFAGLVGWMDANGDGEWAVTLRCAEVGAHSATLYAGAGIVAGSDPELEFLETSGKLRTMLRAMGLEAVLEEAA from the coding sequence ATGAATGACAGACTGCACGGCCACTATCTGAGCCGTTCCAGCGCGGCCGACCTGTGCGCGCACTACGAAGCTGGCGCCACCCTGTTTTCGTCGCCCGGCCACACCTTGCTGGCAAGCGGCAAGCGCAGCATCCTGGCGCCGCAGTCAGGGGCCGCACTGGCCGGCGCCGCCGCGTCGCTCCTGCGCACCGCGCGCCGCGACGGTGAAGCCTTGCCGGTGATGATAGGGGCCGTGCCCTTCCTCGCCGACGCGCCGGCGCATCTGTTCATTCCCGAGCACGTGATGATGGCGACCGGCCCGGCCAGTCTGCCCGCCGCAAACCCGCAGGCACCGCCGCCGCGTGCCCGCTTCCCGCGCACCATCGAGTCCATTCCCCCGCAAGACCGGTACCAGCGCGCCGTGGCCCGGGCGGTCGAACGCATCCGCACCGGCCAGCTTGACAAGGTGGTGTTGTCCCGCTCACTGACCCTGGAAACCGAGATCGACGTGGCCGGCCTGCTGGCGCGTCTGGGCGCGCGCAACGCCCACGGCTACACCTTCGCCATCGACCTCGCACCGGACGCGGACGGCCGCCGCACCCTGATCGGCGCCAGTCCCGAGCTGCTGCTCTCGCGTCACGGCGCACGCGTGCGCTGCCATCCGCTGGCAGGCTCGATCCCGCGCAGCTTTGATGCGCATGAAGACCAGCGCCGCGCGCAAGACCTGCTGCAATCCGAAAAAGACTTGCACGAACACGCACTGGTGGCCGACATGGTGGCCGACTCGCTGCGTCCTTACTGCCACTCGGTGGCCGTGCCGGCCGTGCCATCGCTGATCGCCACGCCGACCATGTGGCACCTGGGCAGCGAAGTGACGGCGCAACTGAACGAGCCCGGTATGAGTTCGCTCGCCTTGGCGATGGCACTGCACCCAACGCCAGCCGTCTGCGGCCACCCCGCCGCACTAGCGCGCAGCTTCATCAACGAGGTCGAAGGTTTCGACCGTGGTTTCTTCGCCGGCCTGGTGGGCTGGATGGACGCCAACGGCGACGGCGAATGGGCCGTCACCCTGCGCTGCGCCGAAGTCGGCGCCCACAGCGCCACACTGTACGCCGGCGCCGGCATCGTCGCCGGATCGGACCCCGAACTCGAATTCCTCGAAACGTCCGGCAAGCTGCGCACCATGCTGCGCGCGATGGGCCTCGAAGCGGTGCTGGAGGAAGCGGCATGA
- a CDS encoding isochorismatase, protein MTIPKIASYPMPTAMPDNRVSWMPEPKRAVLLIHDMQEYFLDFYDTTAAPIPELIAHIRQLRDAADVAGVPVVYTAQPAEQSAQDRGLLTDWWGPGLTAKPERAPVVASLAPRAHDTVLTKWRYSAFVRSDLLARMREQGRDQLIVCGVYAHIGCLMTAADAFMSDIQPFLVGDALADFSAEQHQMGLDYVSQRCGVVASTATVTGALKPAVTWHATRSALQAEVAELLAVPASDLLPDDNLLFAGLDSIRLMSLIERWRRAGIETTFVELAERPTLADWWELLDPRRVNK, encoded by the coding sequence ATGACCATTCCAAAAATCGCTTCCTACCCCATGCCCACGGCCATGCCGGACAACCGCGTCAGCTGGATGCCTGAACCGAAGCGCGCCGTGCTGCTGATTCACGACATGCAGGAATACTTCCTCGACTTCTACGACACCACCGCCGCGCCGATTCCGGAGCTGATCGCCCACATCAGGCAGCTGCGCGATGCAGCCGATGTCGCCGGCGTCCCCGTTGTCTACACCGCGCAGCCGGCCGAACAGTCGGCCCAGGACCGCGGCCTGCTCACGGACTGGTGGGGCCCCGGCCTGACCGCGAAGCCCGAGCGCGCCCCGGTGGTGGCAAGCCTGGCGCCGCGCGCGCACGACACCGTGCTGACCAAATGGCGCTACAGCGCATTCGTGCGCAGCGACCTGCTGGCGCGCATGCGCGAACAGGGCCGCGACCAGCTGATCGTGTGCGGCGTGTACGCCCACATCGGCTGCCTGATGACGGCCGCCGACGCCTTCATGAGCGACATCCAGCCCTTCCTGGTGGGCGACGCGCTGGCCGACTTCTCGGCCGAACAGCACCAGATGGGCCTCGATTATGTGTCGCAGCGTTGCGGCGTCGTCGCCAGCACGGCTACCGTGACCGGCGCGCTCAAGCCGGCAGTCACCTGGCACGCCACGCGCAGCGCCCTGCAAGCGGAAGTGGCCGAACTGTTGGCGGTACCCGCATCGGACCTGCTCCCGGACGACAACCTGCTCTTCGCCGGCCTCGATTCGATCCGCCTTATGAGCCTGATCGAACGCTGGCGCCGCGCCGGCATCGAAACCACGTTCGTCGAACTGGCCGAGCGCCCGACCCTGGCCGACTGGTGGGAACTGCTCGATCCGCGCCGGGTGAACAAGTGA
- a CDS encoding MFS transporter, producing the protein MSKPSRAIFLVAALQFVYLVDFMMVLPLGPDLAREHGFALDRLGWLAAAYTLASALSGLVTFRLLDRFDRKPALLLTFGLLALATLATTFCHGLPALMVARALTGAFGGPAVAIGMAIVIDLTPPEQRGKAMAKVMLGFSLAAIAGVPLGLELARVGGWQAPFYMVATLAVLVLVAMVCLLPALEGHLNAREKVAARILLARPSVRLAILLQAGSAFSAFLVIPHFSAYFLLNLGFARAQLGMLYFAGGVVALLTVQLLGRLADRSGPVLAAGVATTAFCAGLAPFFGLGAALPILFFVLFMAGNAGRNVTMAATVSQVPSPHERAGFMSLQSLVQDVAIGAAALVTSWQLGEAADGRLTGMAPLAALAAVVAVSVAFGLARLAGARRAVALE; encoded by the coding sequence ATGTCTAAGCCGTCCCGCGCGATTTTTCTGGTCGCGGCGCTGCAGTTCGTGTATCTGGTCGATTTCATGATGGTGCTGCCGCTCGGGCCGGACCTGGCGCGCGAGCATGGCTTTGCGCTCGACCGCCTGGGCTGGCTGGCGGCGGCCTACACGCTGGCGTCGGCGCTGTCTGGCCTGGTGACATTCCGCCTGCTCGACCGCTTCGACCGCAAACCGGCGCTGCTGCTCACCTTCGGCCTGCTGGCACTGGCGACCCTGGCGACCACCTTTTGCCATGGCTTGCCGGCACTGATGGTGGCGCGCGCGCTGACCGGCGCCTTTGGCGGGCCGGCGGTGGCGATCGGCATGGCTATCGTGATTGACCTGACCCCGCCCGAACAGCGCGGCAAGGCGATGGCCAAGGTGATGCTGGGCTTTTCGCTGGCGGCGATCGCCGGCGTGCCGCTCGGGCTGGAACTGGCGCGCGTGGGCGGCTGGCAGGCGCCGTTCTATATGGTGGCGACGCTGGCGGTGCTGGTGCTGGTGGCGATGGTGTGCCTGCTGCCGGCATTGGAAGGGCACCTGAATGCGCGCGAGAAGGTTGCGGCGCGCATCCTGCTGGCGCGCCCTAGCGTACGCCTGGCGATCCTGCTGCAGGCCGGCAGCGCGTTCTCGGCGTTCCTGGTGATCCCGCATTTTTCAGCGTACTTCCTGCTCAATCTGGGCTTTGCGCGCGCCCAACTGGGCATGCTGTACTTCGCCGGCGGCGTGGTGGCGCTGTTGACGGTTCAACTGCTCGGCAGGCTGGCCGACCGCAGCGGCCCGGTGCTGGCGGCGGGGGTGGCCACGACTGCCTTCTGCGCCGGCCTGGCGCCGTTTTTCGGGCTGGGCGCGGCGCTGCCGATCCTGTTCTTCGTGCTGTTCATGGCCGGGAACGCAGGGCGCAACGTGACCATGGCGGCCACCGTCAGCCAGGTGCCGTCGCCGCACGAGCGGGCCGGCTTCATGTCGCTGCAAAGCCTGGTGCAGGACGTCGCCATCGGCGCGGCCGCGCTGGTGACCAGCTGGCAGCTGGGCGAGGCGGCCGACGGCAGGCTCACCGGCATGGCGCCGCTGGCGGCGCTGGCGGCCGTCGTCGCGGTATCGGTGGCGTTCGGACTGGCGCGGCTGGCCGGTGCGCGCCGCGCTGTTGCGCTGGAGTGA
- a CDS encoding 3-deoxy-7-phosphoheptulonate synthase gives MKRDLSPLSHDTPGALPSPAQLRAQLPLSDSTALLIGAARQSVRDILDRRDPRLMVVVGPCSIHDLHAGLDYARRLKALADEVADTLFVVMRVYFEKPRTRIGWKGLINDPRMDGSFRIDEGLALARRFLIDVAELGLPAATETLDPVSPQYVGELISWAAIGARTTESQTHRELASGLGVPVGFKNGTDGKVDTAVNAIASSSHPHAFLGIDADGRAAVIRTPGNPYGHLVLRGGGGRPNYDAHSVALAGQALEKGGLPPNIVIDCAHDNSNKNHTLQARVLDDVVRQRLAGNRGVAGVMIESFIEAGNQAIPSELSALRYGCSVTDPCVDWAETAAMLRGARAALRESVAALREGGDV, from the coding sequence ATGAAGCGCGACCTCTCTCCGCTGTCGCACGACACGCCCGGCGCGCTGCCGTCGCCCGCGCAATTGCGCGCGCAGCTGCCGCTGTCGGACAGCACGGCGCTGCTCATCGGCGCCGCGCGCCAGAGCGTGCGCGATATCCTCGACCGGCGCGACCCGCGCCTGATGGTGGTGGTCGGCCCCTGTTCGATCCACGACCTGCATGCGGGACTCGATTACGCGCGCCGCCTCAAGGCGCTGGCCGATGAAGTGGCCGATACGCTGTTCGTCGTGATGCGTGTGTACTTTGAAAAACCGCGCACGCGCATCGGCTGGAAAGGGCTGATCAACGATCCGCGCATGGATGGTTCGTTCCGCATCGACGAGGGCCTGGCGCTGGCGCGGCGCTTCCTGATCGATGTGGCCGAACTGGGTTTGCCGGCGGCGACCGAGACCCTGGACCCGGTGTCGCCGCAGTACGTGGGGGAGTTGATCAGCTGGGCGGCAATCGGTGCGCGTACCACGGAGTCGCAGACGCACCGCGAACTGGCGTCCGGCCTGGGCGTGCCGGTCGGCTTCAAGAACGGCACCGACGGCAAGGTCGACACCGCGGTCAACGCGATCGCATCGAGCTCGCATCCGCATGCCTTCCTCGGCATCGATGCCGACGGCCGCGCGGCCGTGATCCGCACGCCGGGCAATCCGTACGGTCATCTGGTGCTGCGCGGCGGCGGCGGACGTCCCAATTACGATGCGCACAGCGTGGCGCTGGCCGGGCAGGCGCTGGAGAAGGGCGGCCTGCCGCCGAATATCGTGATCGACTGCGCGCACGATAACTCGAACAAGAACCACACCTTGCAGGCGCGCGTGCTGGACGACGTGGTGCGCCAGCGCCTGGCGGGCAACCGCGGCGTGGCCGGGGTGATGATCGAGAGTTTCATCGAGGCCGGCAACCAGGCCATTCCGAGCGAACTGTCGGCCCTGCGCTATGGCTGTTCGGTGACCGACCCTTGCGTCGACTGGGCCGAGACGGCCGCCATGCTGCGCGGCGCGCGCGCGGCCCTGCGCGAGAGCGTGGCGGCGCTGCGGGAGGGCGGCGATGTCTAA